One genomic region from Quercus robur chromosome 4, dhQueRobu3.1, whole genome shotgun sequence encodes:
- the LOC126721211 gene encoding uncharacterized protein LOC126721211 produces MALLVHSPEISTLPKFFCNPNPRNPISFVTLRNNRMVGSRDRVRVRVSELDQGLNLSGQFSAPVKRGSKPSKEEEDKQNYYVNMGYAIRTLREEFPGIFYKELSFDIYRDDIVFKDPLNTFSGIENYKSIFWALRFHGRIFFKALWVDIISVWQPKENIMMVRWTVHGIPRVLWESCGRFDATSVYKFDKKGKIFEHCVDNIAFNSPSKFRVLAVEELIQTLGCPSTPKPTYFEISFPSSSKRTYHD; encoded by the exons ATGGCTCTTCTCGTCCATTCGCCTGAAATTTCCACTTTGCCGAAGTTCTTCTGTAACCCTAACCCAAGGAATCCCATAAGCTTCGTTACATTGAGGAACAATAGGATGGTTGGGTCTAGGgatagggttagggttagggtttcgGAGCTGGACCAGGGTCTGAATTTGTCCGGACAATTCTCAGCTCCGGTGAAGCGAGGTTCGAAGCCCAGCAAAGAAGAGGAAGATAAGCAGAATTACTACGTTAATATGGGCTATGCGATTCGGACTCTCAGAGAGGAGTTTCCCGGGATCTTTTATAAGGAGCTCAGTTTTGATATCTACAG GGATGACATCGTATTTAAAGATCCTCTCAATACTTTTAGTGGCATTGAAAACTACAAATCAATCTTCTGGGCACTACGATTCCATGGAAGGATATTTTTTAAGGCTTTATGGGTTGACATCATTAGTGTGTGGCAACCTAAGGAGAACATTATGATGGTTCGATGGACTGTCCATGGTATCCCACGAGTCCTGTGGGAGAGTTGTGGTCGATTTGATGCCACCTCAGTATACAAATTTGATAAGAAAGGAAAGATATTCGAGCACTGTGTTGACAACATCGCTTTCAATTCACCTTCAAAGTTTCGTGTGCTGGCTGTGGAGGAATTGATCCAAACTCTTGGTTGTCCCTCAACCCCCAAACCAacttattttgaaatttcttttccttcatcCTCAAAGAGAACTTATCATGACTAA